Proteins encoded in a region of the Streptomyces akebiae genome:
- a CDS encoding GroES family chaperonin: MSEKTQHDKLPIRMLHDRVLVRQDTAEGERRSGGGILIPATAAVGRRLAWAEVVAVGQNVRTVEPGDRVLYDPEDRAEVEVRGVAYVLMRERDLHAVAADRFEGSEDSTGLYL; encoded by the coding sequence GTGAGCGAGAAGACCCAGCACGACAAGTTGCCCATTCGGATGCTGCACGACCGTGTGCTCGTGCGGCAGGACACCGCCGAGGGCGAGCGGCGTTCCGGCGGCGGCATCCTGATCCCCGCGACGGCGGCCGTCGGTCGGCGTCTTGCCTGGGCCGAGGTCGTCGCGGTCGGCCAGAACGTCCGTACCGTGGAGCCCGGTGACCGGGTCCTCTACGACCCCGAGGACCGTGCCGAGGTGGAGGTCCGGGGTGTGGCGTATGTCCTGATGCGGGAGCGCGATCTGCACGCCGTGGCTGCGGACAGGTTCGAGGGGTCGGAGGACTCGACGGGCCTTTATCTCTGA
- a CDS encoding DMT family transporter, translating to MAWVLLVVAGLLEVGWSIGMKYTDGFTRPLPSVLTGVGIVASMVLLSHAARTLPIGTAYGVWVGIGAAGAAVFGMVWLGEPATAARIFFVCLLLVAVVGLKATSGH from the coding sequence ATGGCCTGGGTTCTGCTCGTCGTCGCCGGACTGCTCGAAGTCGGCTGGTCGATCGGGATGAAGTACACCGACGGGTTCACCCGGCCGTTGCCCAGTGTGCTGACCGGCGTCGGCATCGTCGCCAGCATGGTGCTGCTGTCCCACGCCGCCCGCACGCTGCCCATCGGTACCGCGTACGGCGTGTGGGTGGGCATCGGGGCGGCCGGGGCGGCGGTGTTCGGCATGGTGTGGCTGGGGGAGCCGGCCACCGCCGCCCGGATCTTCTTCGTCTGTCTGCTGCTCGTGGCCGTGGTGGGGTTGAAGGCCACCTCCGGTCACTGA